A DNA window from Mytilus edulis chromosome 14, xbMytEdul2.2, whole genome shotgun sequence contains the following coding sequences:
- the LOC139503516 gene encoding uncharacterized protein, whose amino-acid sequence MATYENLNQIKDRSLNMLKCNASIKSDSFAVSNEIYGALILEPTIPSVISDYEEVSGIDMPLPTVCASTKSIAKLHQPSAQSKKDREELLVPADVSIESLSYSQLTKPVSSTKHIVYEASEPNVLCVKPLSEENQQTVNNGVNDLPSITSVPFVGEGFNNLDDFWLDLAKGQAIRSNIYQDEPLINREMNPSRNKSFVSESNWHFSQTLPSNSIRKSESDLSDGFVRETCWTYSQGTTINSLNSSNEFPEKNDFLIQLDFDQEQDNDQRQSSGIPESRMNIGESLYELARPETFLNKQTHMGDKKGSNPSLEKDEPSFIRRNCLTRKFNTLQNGIYELSNPQKDLDEFRTVSLDRAQENKAFLETLQDSQLYESVDNLSKRSQLSVPSDLTGSTTESSCSETLNSKGYYKNEEPVYATVVKPITRRTDANVIKMDSNNLDEFAEATNTTENDEFFSLASSRLNTTNTKIQKSERPDSGLGLDYTYAKISKPKRYENWPLTKSLKKRVENSGSLADESGAHNIDFMSTDINSDYATLESTFSDIGANDVQCGAVCKEVDLEDYDHYSTIEEIERQRNKQIHDKTTPEKPPILTKSENPPILTKTEKSKITLKTRMKGLITKVTKIQPSHQHQKSVFYPFSFIYNFPITINGMRSASVKTILPNVNGKCWIICKNDLKIRMYDSQGSETESIYIGLEGEDMTYDNKGFLYVSCKDTRRIFKIDTRNLCQISSFVDCDFFPLGLAFDILDNTLIVCQNPQTFDISIGVASVDCIKKYSVSETLDVRNLTYEILFSHPHRVIKNSNSDIVVSDPETKSITMLNRNGEQKIRFSGNDIFKMECHHTFICDLQANTLIYSQNISKPSNKNLDNVCLLDQSGDFIDTFNIEEVQDKTVNSLAITDLGFLWIGCDEGIFIFDYQII is encoded by the exons ATGGCAACCTACGAAAATCTAAACCAAATTAAGGATCGTAgtctaaacatgttaaaatgcAATGCCAGTATTAAAAGTGATTCGTTCGCTGTCTCTAACGAAATCTACGGAGCATTGATATTGGAGCCGACTATTCCATCCGTCATTTCCGACTATGAAGAAGTTAGCGGTATTGACATGCCTTTACCCACCGTTTGTGCTAGCACTAAGAGTATTGCGAAACTACATCAACCATCAGCTCAGTCAAAGAAGGACCGAGAAGAATTGTTAGTACCTGCTGATGTGTCTATTGAAAGTCTGTCGTATTCTCAATTGACAAAACCGGTCAGTTCTACTAAGCATATTGTGTATGAAGCAAGTGAACCGAATGTTTTATGTGTTAAACCTTTATCTGAGGAAAACCAACAAACTGTAAATAACGGTGTTAATGATTTGCCATCTATTACTTCGGTCCCTTTCGTAGGTGAAGGCTTCAACAATCTTGATGACTTCTGGTTAGACCTTGCAAAAGGACAAGCGATAAGGTCAAATATATACCAAGACGAACCACTTATCAACCGTGAGATGAACCCCTCAAGGAATAAATCGTTCGTATCAGAATCAAATTGGCACTTTTCACAAACGTTGCCTTCGAATTCGATAAGAAAGTCAGAAAGCGATTTGAGTGATGGGTTTGTAAGAGAAACATGTTGGACCTATTCTCAAGGTACAACGATCAATTCGTTAAATAGCTCGAACGAGTTTCCTGAGAAAAATGATTTCCTAATTCAATTGGATTTTGATCAAGAACAAGATAATGATCAACGGCAATCAAGCGGTATACCAGAATCTAGAATGAATATAGGAGAAAGTCTGTATGAATTAGCTAGACCAGAAAcgtttttaaataaacaaacgcACATGGGAGACAAAAAAGGATCTAATCCCAGTCTGGAAAAGGACGAACCATCGTTTATCAGAAGGAATTGTTTAACAAGAAAATTTAACACACTCCAAAACGGTATTTATGAACTTTCTAATCCTCAAAAAGATTTAGATGAGTTTCGAACAGTTTCGCTTGATCGAGCACAAGAAAACAAAGCATTTCTTGAAACTTTACAAGATAGTCAACTTTATGAATCTGTAGACAATTTATCCAAACGGTCACAATTGTCTGTTCCATCTGACCTAACAGGAAGTACTACCGAGTCATCGTGTTCTGAAACTCTAAATTCGAAAGGCTATTACAAAAATGAAGAACCGGTATATGCAACGGTTGTAAAACCAATCACTAGAAGAACTGATGCAAACGTAATTAAAATGGACAGCAACAATTTAGATGAATTTGCTGAAGCTACCAATACAACTGAAAATGACGAATTCTTTTCACTAGCTTCTTCACGGTTAAATACAACAAACACGAAAATCCAGAAATCTGAAAGACCCGACAGTGGTCTAGGACTAGACTACACGTATGCCAAAATCAGTAAACCAAAACGATACGAAAATTGGCCACTTACTAAATCACTGAAAAAACGAGTTGAAAACAGTGGTAGTTTAGCAGATGAAAGCGGGGCACATAATATAGATTTTATGTCCACAGATATTAATTCTGATTATGCTACCCTTGAAAGTACATTTAGTGATATTGGTGCAAATGATGTTCAATGTGGTGCTGTATGCAAAGAAGTTGATCTAGAAGACTATGATCATTATTCCACAATAGAAGAAATTGAACGACAAAGGAACAAACAAATACACGATAAAACGACACCTGAAAAGCCTCCGATATTGACAAAATCTGAAAATCCTCCGATATTGACAAAAACTGAAAAGTCTAAGATAACTTTGAAAACAAGAATGAAAGGATTGATAACAAAGGTAACAAAAATACAACCGTCTCACCAGCATCAAAAGTCAGTATTTTatcctttttcttttatttataattttccaaTTACAATAAATGGAATGAGGTCTGCTTCTGTAAAGACTATCCTACCAAATGTAAATGGAAAATGTTGGATTATCTGTAAAAACGATTTGAAGATAAGAATGTATGATTCCCAGGGATCAGAAACTGAGTCCATATACATTGGACTCGAAGGAGAAGATATGACATATGATAATAAAGGTTTTCTCTACGTTTCTTGCAAAGACACTAGACGAATATTTAAAATTGACACAAGAAATTTATGCCAG ATATCATCTTTTGTCGACTGCGACTTTTTTCCCCTCGGACTGGCATTTGACATTCTGGATAATACATTGATTGTCTGTCAGAATCCTCAGACGTTCGATATATCAATAGGTGTGGCTTCTGTGGATTGCATAAAGAAATATTCAGTCTCTGAAACGCTAGATGTAAGAAATCTGacatatgaaattttgttttctcaTCCACATCGAGTCATAAAAAATTCTAACTCTGATATTGTCGTGTCTGATCCAGAAACCAAATCGATAACCATGCTGAATCGGAACGGTGAACAGAAAATCAGGTTTTCAGGAAATGATATCTTTAAAATGGAATGCCATCATACATTTATCTGTGATTTACAAGCCAACACTCTCATATATTCTCAAAATATAAGTAAGCCTTCAAATAAAAACTTGGATAATGTGTGTCTTCTTGACCAGAGTGGAGACTTCATAGATACATTTAATATTGAGGAAGTGCAAGATAAAACTGTGAATTCTTTGGCAATAACAGATCTGGGTTTTTTATGGATTGGTTGTGACGAAGGAATATTTATCTTTGATTATCAAATAATATAA